A genomic window from Flavobacteriales bacterium includes:
- a CDS encoding cytidine deaminase has translation MGEFSLTIKGLSVSRSELAIPDLQLLEKAEDVSKNAYAPYSQFFVGAALRLDNGTIVLGTNQENVAYPSGLCAERVALFSASTNHPNIPVAAMAITVNTAKSVITVPLSPCGNCRQVIMEYQHKQNQPIRLILGGQGDTVWIFEDSAALLPFGFEADYLKNS, from the coding sequence ATGGGCGAGTTTTCACTTACGATAAAAGGACTTTCTGTTTCGCGGTCAGAACTTGCCATTCCAGACTTGCAATTGCTGGAAAAGGCGGAAGATGTTTCCAAGAATGCTTACGCGCCTTATTCTCAGTTTTTTGTGGGAGCTGCCCTTAGGTTAGATAACGGAACAATTGTTCTTGGCACCAATCAGGAGAATGTTGCTTACCCATCTGGCCTATGTGCTGAACGCGTTGCACTTTTCTCTGCATCTACCAATCACCCCAATATTCCTGTCGCTGCCATGGCCATCACAGTAAACACTGCGAAAAGTGTCATTACAGTACCGCTTTCTCCTTGCGGAAATTGTCGTCAGGTTATTATGGAATATCAACATAAACAGAACCAGCCAATCCGACTTATTCTTGGCGGACAAGGCGACACGGTGTGGATTTTTGAAGATTCAGCTGCACTTCTTCCGTTCGGGTTCGAGGCTGATTATCTCAAGAATTCCTGA
- the porV gene encoding type IX secretion system outer membrane channel protein PorV yields MAIFAALKKEMMFNFRHFSAILVLVLLSLALNAQNIQTKDGGDGSLQLNTITTAVPFLMITPDARAGGMGDVGVATDPDGASIHWNPAKMAYIQSKMGFAVSYTPWLRALVPDINLAYISGYGKIGKKGMQTLSGSLRYFSLGSITFTDNQGQTIGTFNPNEFAIDLSYARKLSKEFSGGIALRYVYSNLTGGLNVGGANTKPGQAAAADVSFYYQTDRVEIGKKKTLISAGLNISNIGSKMSYTQTNQEDFLPINMRLGVGFKYFIDDRNSIAAYFDVNKLMVPTPPKYDTDPYIDNSLPPGDTLGAIGNPANANPNYGTIIAGKDPNRSVPNGMFTSFGDAPGGSAEELREVNYSVGIEYWYNKLFAVRAGYFHENWTKGNRQFFTVGAGIRYNVFGLDFAYLIPTKQQNPLQNTLRFTLTFDFEAFKKQNKESKESKPED; encoded by the coding sequence ATGGCTATATTTGCAGCCCTCAAAAAAGAAATGATGTTCAATTTCAGGCATTTTTCAGCCATCTTAGTACTAGTGTTATTGTCTCTGGCCTTGAATGCTCAGAACATTCAGACAAAAGATGGTGGTGATGGTTCATTACAGCTTAATACCATAACCACAGCTGTTCCCTTTCTTATGATTACGCCAGATGCACGCGCTGGTGGCATGGGAGATGTGGGTGTCGCTACCGATCCTGATGGAGCTTCCATTCACTGGAACCCGGCCAAGATGGCCTACATTCAGAGTAAGATGGGATTTGCCGTGTCTTACACTCCATGGTTGCGAGCATTGGTTCCAGATATCAACCTGGCTTACATCTCAGGTTATGGTAAAATCGGAAAAAAAGGAATGCAGACGCTTTCAGGCTCATTGCGCTACTTCTCGCTTGGAAGCATCACATTTACAGATAATCAAGGCCAAACGATAGGAACCTTCAATCCGAATGAATTTGCAATTGACCTTAGTTATGCACGAAAACTTTCGAAAGAATTCTCTGGTGGTATCGCTCTGCGTTATGTATACTCAAATCTTACGGGAGGACTTAACGTTGGTGGAGCGAACACAAAACCCGGCCAAGCTGCTGCGGCCGATGTTTCTTTCTATTACCAGACAGACCGAGTGGAAATCGGCAAAAAGAAAACCTTGATTTCCGCTGGTTTGAACATCTCGAACATCGGTTCAAAGATGTCTTATACTCAGACTAATCAAGAAGATTTCCTTCCGATCAATATGAGGTTAGGTGTTGGTTTCAAATATTTCATCGATGACAGGAACAGTATTGCTGCCTACTTCGATGTCAACAAATTGATGGTACCGACTCCTCCGAAATACGATACCGATCCATACATAGACAATTCCTTGCCCCCTGGAGACACGTTAGGCGCCATTGGAAATCCTGCAAATGCCAATCCTAACTACGGAACAATCATTGCGGGAAAAGACCCGAACAGAAGTGTTCCAAACGGAATGTTCACATCGTTTGGCGATGCACCAGGAGGTAGCGCAGAAGAACTACGAGAGGTTAATTACTCAGTAGGAATTGAGTATTGGTACAATAAGCTTTTTGCTGTTAGAGCTGGTTATTTCCATGAAAATTGGACAAAAGGTAATCGCCAATTTTTCACTGTTGGAGCAGGAATCCGTTACAATGTATTCGGGCTGGATTTTGCTTATCTGATTCCAACGAAGCAGCAGAATCCACTTCAAAATACACTTCGATTTACGCTCACTTTCGATTTCGAGGCTTTCAAAAAGCAGAATAAAGAGAGTAAAGAAAGTAAACCAGAAGATTGA
- the ispF gene encoding 2-C-methyl-D-erythritol 2,4-cyclodiphosphate synthase, with amino-acid sequence MQIRVGFGYDVHQLAQGEELWLGGKLIPSELGAVGHSDADVLIHVICDALLGAANLRDIGFHFPDTSADFKGIDSKILLKDVVKLLEEKGYSIGNVDSTVALEKPKVNPHIDDMKAILAKILKVDEDAVSIKATTSEKIGFVGRQEGVAAFATVLIQKN; translated from the coding sequence ATGCAGATCCGAGTCGGATTCGGATATGATGTGCACCAATTAGCTCAAGGCGAAGAACTTTGGCTGGGAGGCAAACTGATTCCTTCTGAACTTGGGGCTGTTGGTCATTCCGATGCAGATGTTCTCATTCATGTGATCTGTGATGCGCTGCTCGGTGCGGCAAACCTTAGAGACATCGGCTTTCATTTTCCAGATACTTCTGCCGATTTCAAAGGAATAGACAGCAAGATCCTTCTTAAAGATGTGGTGAAATTGCTGGAAGAAAAAGGTTATTCCATTGGAAATGTGGACAGTACAGTGGCTCTTGAAAAACCAAAAGTCAATCCACATATTGACGATATGAAAGCGATTCTTGCGAAGATTTTGAAGGTTGACGAAGATGCCGTTTCAATAAAAGCGACCACGTCAGAAAAAATCGGCTTCGTAGGACGACAAGAAGGAGTTGCTGCTTTCGCAACAGTTCTCATTCAGAAAAACTAA
- the murF gene encoding UDP-N-acetylmuramoyl-tripeptide--D-alanyl-D-alanine ligase, translating to MEISELYMLFQMHPVICTDSRKITKDCIYVSLKGETFDGNSFALEALEKGAAYSIADDASLAETKGLIKVVDGLKTLQDLASYHRHQFDIPIIGITGSNGKTTTKELMNAVLSQKFSVLATTGNFNNQIGVPLTLFQLNADHEIAIIEMGASKQGDIKELCDIADPNYALITNIGKAHLETMGGLEGVLKTKTELFDHIRKYGGKLLVHSCDKPLMDNAEGSKAFYYGTLPTDDVQARIVREGNFVSVQWTRKADSARLDDAPVVKTNLTGTYNLPNIMAAVATGIVFGLSDDEIARGISGYQPTNNRSEIRKRDSNTFILDAYNANPSSMDVAISNLLGSDGTNHSVILGEMLELGPTSSEEHRFICSRLLSLKLKTVCLVGAEFLQFKDDFPFNFFTNVSELNVWLSTHPFENETVLIKGSRGNKLEKAAELLLS from the coding sequence ATGGAAATCTCTGAACTCTACATGCTTTTTCAAATGCATCCTGTAATTTGCACGGATAGCCGGAAGATCACAAAAGATTGCATTTACGTTTCACTTAAAGGCGAAACGTTTGACGGAAACTCATTTGCGTTGGAAGCGCTTGAAAAAGGAGCGGCATATTCCATAGCAGACGATGCTTCCTTAGCAGAAACAAAAGGCCTTATTAAAGTTGTAGATGGCTTGAAGACACTACAAGATCTGGCAAGTTATCATAGGCATCAATTTGATATTCCGATAATTGGAATTACTGGTTCCAATGGAAAAACGACCACAAAGGAACTGATGAATGCCGTGCTTAGTCAGAAGTTCAGCGTGCTGGCAACAACAGGCAACTTCAATAATCAGATAGGCGTTCCGCTGACCTTGTTCCAGTTGAATGCAGACCATGAGATTGCCATTATTGAAATGGGAGCTAGCAAGCAGGGAGATATTAAGGAGCTGTGTGATATTGCTGACCCTAATTATGCGCTGATAACAAACATTGGCAAAGCACATTTGGAGACAATGGGTGGACTGGAAGGTGTGCTTAAAACGAAAACAGAGTTGTTTGATCACATTCGAAAGTACGGTGGAAAACTTCTAGTGCATAGTTGCGACAAGCCATTGATGGATAATGCCGAAGGAAGCAAAGCATTCTATTATGGTACTTTGCCAACAGATGATGTTCAAGCAAGAATCGTGCGTGAAGGAAATTTTGTTTCCGTACAGTGGACACGTAAAGCAGATTCAGCAAGGTTGGATGATGCGCCCGTTGTAAAGACAAATCTTACTGGCACATATAATCTGCCAAACATCATGGCAGCTGTTGCAACTGGAATCGTTTTCGGCCTCTCGGACGATGAAATAGCTCGAGGAATTTCTGGATATCAGCCTACAAATAACCGTTCTGAAATCAGAAAAAGGGATTCGAACACGTTCATTCTTGATGCCTATAATGCCAATCCGAGCAGCATGGATGTGGCTATTAGCAATCTGCTTGGCTCTGATGGTACGAACCATTCCGTGATATTGGGAGAGATGCTTGAGTTAGGGCCAACAAGTTCTGAAGAGCATCGATTCATCTGCTCTAGATTGTTGTCGCTAAAGCTGAAAACGGTTTGTTTGGTTGGAGCTGAATTTCTTCAGTTCAAGGATGATTTTCCATTCAATTTCTTTACGAACGTCTCAGAATTGAATGTTTGGTTGAGCACCCATCCATTCGAAAATGAAACGGTACTTATCAAAGGTTCGCGTGGAAACAAATTGGAGAAAGCTGCTGAACTGCTTCTTTCTTAA
- a CDS encoding type IX secretion system membrane protein PorP/SprF has product MLKRFFVAFVLVFVGTWTANEAFAQDPQFTQFYANPLYLNPAFAGSKRCPRVVMNYRNQWPAISGTFVTYAASFDMDVNALHGGLGGYFMADRAGEGTLNSFEGSLIYAYRMNVTRKFSLRIGAQATVVQRSIDWNKLTFGDMIDPRYGFVYPTNEVKPNTSRIFADFSAGIIGYTEKFYVGFAAHHMTQPDEGFAGFSKLPVKFTGHAGVNIYFGNRREQDKKWNLSPNILYQHQQDFQQLNYGFYLSKGFIVGGLWFRQSFNNPDAFIVLIGFQQGAFKFGYSYDVTISSLTNNTAGSHEFSLGLQFGCRKPKKKFRAIDCPSF; this is encoded by the coding sequence ATGCTGAAGCGGTTTTTCGTTGCCTTTGTGTTGGTATTTGTGGGGACTTGGACGGCCAATGAAGCATTTGCTCAGGATCCGCAGTTCACTCAATTCTATGCTAATCCACTCTATTTGAACCCTGCGTTTGCTGGTTCGAAGAGGTGTCCGAGGGTTGTGATGAACTATCGAAATCAGTGGCCAGCCATTTCTGGTACGTTCGTTACCTATGCTGCGTCCTTTGATATGGATGTTAATGCTCTTCATGGAGGCTTGGGCGGATATTTTATGGCAGACAGGGCTGGAGAAGGAACGTTGAATAGTTTCGAGGGAAGCCTTATTTATGCTTACCGAATGAATGTTACCAGAAAATTCTCTTTGAGAATTGGCGCGCAAGCGACTGTTGTACAAAGAAGTATTGACTGGAATAAACTGACCTTTGGAGATATGATTGATCCTAGATATGGGTTCGTTTATCCAACTAATGAAGTTAAACCTAATACTAGTAGAATCTTCGCTGATTTCTCTGCTGGAATCATCGGTTACACTGAAAAGTTTTACGTTGGATTCGCAGCGCATCATATGACTCAACCTGATGAAGGTTTTGCTGGTTTCAGTAAGCTACCAGTGAAATTCACCGGACATGCTGGAGTTAACATTTACTTCGGGAACAGAAGAGAGCAGGATAAGAAATGGAACCTTTCTCCAAATATCCTTTACCAACACCAACAAGATTTTCAGCAGTTGAATTACGGTTTTTACTTGTCAAAAGGATTTATCGTAGGTGGTCTATGGTTCCGTCAGAGTTTCAATAATCCGGATGCATTCATCGTCCTTATTGGCTTTCAGCAAGGAGCATTCAAATTCGGATATAGTTATGACGTTACCATCTCTTCTCTGACCAATAATACTGCTGGTTCTCACGAGTTCTCGTTGGGTCTCCAATTCGGATGTAGAAAGCCTAAGAAAAAGTTCAGAGCCATCGATTGTCCATCGTTCTGA
- the porU gene encoding type IX secretion system sortase PorU — translation MNSFLKFSLSIFFVILVVSDVNAQQNSSLITKVQRLNGLDPVNWKAPIKEVTFDGSEKTHLFFEGAVYLNESSLPSYIRNIRTSSGNSLQASFADIQFEPLTLSEREAIQGIAIESSVRIEVDNYTERKQNYTRVSFVPIRKNPTSGQLEKVVGFRLQTQSIPISETKAAAATGFATSSVLASGNWYKVAVTQDGMFRLTYSDLQNLGLDVASIDPRRINIYGNGGGMLPEANNAFRHDDLEQNAIEVVGEADGSFDQGDYIIFYAKGPNSWIQDSSSCGLFRHQLNLYSDKAYYFLTIDRGMGRRVATENDPASSSTHTVTSFVDYQFHESDQVNLVKSGRQWFGEEFDIQTSYGFDFGFSNVRSSEPAYVAVNFLGKYSSATSYSVKVNGTSVVSSLTINGTSGAYAPQAVAKSSCTEVQLSSGNTNVTVTYNKSGIPSAVGWLDYIEVILKRNLSMSGGQMAFRDLESVGLGNVGEFQIANANGSLRIWETTDPTNVIQRNLTLSGSTGRFKIETDSLRQFMAFNGSSYYTPELIGQVDNQNLHGLSQKNMVIVAHPNFMSEAERLANFHEQNQTNALSVHIVTPQQIYNEFSSGAQDVSAIRDFVRMFYQRSTGWQDMPRYLLLFGDASYDYKDRLPDNTNYVPTYESVESLTPTTSYASDDFYGLLDPQEGNWTTSSNAALDIGIGRFVARTLDDARVFVDKIYRYEELNIASLVTTEACSTGVSTTTSPDWRNRICFVADDEDNNMHLNQADQLATMVDTMYPEYNISKIYLDSYIQESTPGGQRYPEVTIDINNTVQRGSLIINYTGHGGELGWAHERVLGVTDIDSWTNLSDLAVFVTATCEFTRYDDPSRISAGELVHLNPNGGGIALFTTSRLVYSAPNFTLNKNFYLNLLVEQPWGPPTMGDVIRMTKVASGGSVNNRNFSLIGDPAQRLAFPLHDVETLTINSENVNSLTDTINALELVTVTGRMKNRNGQLMPDFTGTVYPTVFDKNTVVSTLANDPGSSVTQFSVQKNLIYKGKASVIDGNFSFSFVVPKDIAYNYGKGRISYYAEGDGTNANGYFEEFIIGGSNNQAAADETGPSVRLYMNDENFAYGGTTDENPSMFAIVADSNGVNTVGNGIGHDITAVLDDNTNNTINLNDFYQADLNSYQSGKVVYPFSKLSEGTHNLKLKIWDVYNNSSEAYTEFVVAESAQLALQHVLNYPNPFTTRTSFMFEHNQPCNSLDVQVQVFTVSGKLVKTINETVLTAGFRNDPIEWDGLDDYGQKIGRGVYLYNLKVKTPDGQTAEQIERLVILN, via the coding sequence ATGAATAGCTTCTTAAAATTTTCCCTCAGCATTTTTTTTGTCATTCTCGTTGTCAGTGACGTAAATGCGCAGCAAAATTCATCCCTAATAACCAAGGTCCAGCGCCTAAATGGTCTTGACCCCGTCAATTGGAAAGCTCCAATCAAGGAAGTGACCTTTGATGGTTCCGAAAAGACCCATCTCTTTTTTGAAGGTGCAGTCTATTTGAACGAAAGTTCGCTTCCGTCTTACATCAGAAATATTCGCACATCATCAGGAAATTCACTTCAGGCAAGTTTTGCAGACATACAATTTGAGCCTCTTACCTTAAGTGAAAGAGAAGCAATTCAAGGAATTGCTATTGAATCTTCAGTACGCATCGAAGTTGATAATTACACGGAACGGAAACAGAATTACACACGAGTTTCGTTCGTTCCGATCAGAAAAAACCCAACATCAGGTCAACTGGAAAAAGTAGTTGGCTTCAGATTGCAAACACAATCAATTCCAATCTCTGAAACCAAAGCCGCTGCTGCTACCGGATTTGCTACCAGTTCTGTACTTGCATCTGGCAATTGGTATAAAGTTGCCGTTACGCAAGACGGAATGTTTCGACTAACGTACAGCGACCTCCAGAATTTAGGATTAGACGTGGCATCGATAGACCCTAGACGAATCAATATATATGGTAATGGTGGCGGAATGCTGCCAGAAGCAAATAATGCTTTTAGACATGACGACCTTGAGCAGAATGCGATTGAAGTAGTCGGAGAAGCGGATGGAAGTTTTGACCAAGGCGATTACATCATATTCTACGCAAAAGGGCCTAATAGCTGGATCCAAGACAGTTCGAGTTGTGGCTTATTTCGCCATCAATTGAACCTATATAGTGATAAAGCCTACTATTTCCTCACGATTGATCGCGGAATGGGAAGAAGGGTTGCGACCGAGAACGATCCTGCATCGTCATCTACGCATACAGTTACATCATTTGTTGACTATCAATTTCATGAATCGGACCAGGTAAACTTGGTGAAGTCAGGACGACAGTGGTTTGGAGAAGAATTCGATATTCAAACTTCCTATGGTTTCGACTTTGGTTTTTCAAACGTCAGATCATCTGAGCCAGCATACGTTGCTGTCAATTTCTTAGGCAAATATTCGTCCGCGACTTCCTATTCTGTCAAGGTGAATGGAACATCAGTGGTCAGCTCCCTAACAATCAACGGAACTTCTGGAGCTTACGCACCACAGGCGGTTGCCAAGAGTTCTTGCACGGAAGTTCAACTTTCGTCTGGCAATACCAATGTGACAGTAACTTATAATAAGAGTGGAATTCCCAGTGCTGTGGGTTGGCTCGATTATATTGAGGTCATTTTAAAACGGAATCTTTCAATGTCGGGAGGACAAATGGCATTCCGAGACCTAGAATCTGTCGGACTTGGAAATGTTGGAGAATTCCAGATTGCAAATGCGAATGGGTCTTTACGAATTTGGGAAACTACTGACCCTACGAATGTGATCCAGCGCAATCTCACACTATCTGGTTCAACGGGTCGATTTAAAATAGAGACTGATTCGTTGCGCCAATTCATGGCCTTTAATGGTAGCAGCTACTATACTCCAGAACTTATCGGACAAGTGGACAACCAAAATCTCCATGGGCTTTCACAAAAAAACATGGTTATCGTTGCTCATCCAAACTTCATGAGCGAAGCCGAACGTTTGGCCAATTTCCATGAACAAAATCAGACAAATGCTCTTTCGGTTCATATCGTAACGCCACAGCAGATATATAATGAGTTCTCTTCGGGTGCACAGGATGTATCTGCTATTCGTGACTTTGTGCGCATGTTCTATCAGCGAAGCACAGGTTGGCAAGATATGCCGCGCTATCTCCTGCTTTTTGGAGATGCTTCTTACGACTACAAAGACCGCTTGCCAGACAACACCAATTACGTTCCAACTTACGAGTCGGTTGAATCTTTAACACCAACAACAAGTTATGCCTCTGACGACTTCTACGGACTTTTAGATCCTCAGGAAGGAAATTGGACCACATCTTCGAACGCTGCTTTGGATATTGGAATAGGAAGATTCGTAGCAAGAACATTGGATGACGCCCGTGTATTCGTAGATAAGATCTATCGATACGAGGAATTGAACATCGCAAGTCTTGTCACTACAGAAGCGTGTAGCACAGGTGTTTCAACAACCACGTCACCAGATTGGCGAAACAGGATCTGTTTTGTTGCAGATGACGAAGACAATAACATGCACCTCAATCAGGCAGATCAGTTAGCCACGATGGTTGACACGATGTATCCAGAGTACAACATCAGCAAGATTTATTTGGACTCCTACATTCAAGAGTCTACACCTGGCGGACAACGTTATCCAGAAGTGACAATTGACATCAACAATACGGTACAGCGTGGCTCACTCATAATAAATTACACAGGGCACGGTGGAGAATTGGGTTGGGCGCATGAGCGTGTTCTTGGCGTGACAGATATAGATAGCTGGACCAACCTATCTGACCTTGCCGTTTTCGTTACTGCAACTTGCGAATTTACACGGTATGACGACCCGAGTCGGATTTCTGCTGGAGAGCTGGTTCACCTGAATCCGAACGGAGGCGGGATTGCGCTCTTTACAACTTCAAGATTGGTTTATTCTGCTCCTAACTTCACCTTGAACAAAAACTTCTACCTCAACTTGCTGGTTGAGCAACCTTGGGGGCCGCCAACAATGGGAGACGTTATTCGGATGACCAAAGTGGCAAGTGGCGGTTCTGTGAATAATCGGAATTTCAGTCTGATAGGAGATCCAGCACAACGTTTGGCTTTCCCGCTTCATGATGTGGAAACACTCACCATCAATTCTGAAAATGTAAATTCTCTCACCGACACAATAAATGCCTTAGAACTCGTTACGGTAACCGGTAGAATGAAGAACAGGAACGGTCAATTAATGCCAGATTTTACTGGAACAGTATATCCAACTGTATTTGATAAGAATACCGTGGTAAGCACATTGGCCAACGACCCAGGATCTTCCGTAACGCAATTCAGTGTTCAGAAGAACCTTATATATAAGGGTAAGGCCAGCGTGATCGATGGCAATTTCTCGTTCTCTTTTGTTGTACCTAAAGACATTGCTTACAATTACGGCAAAGGCAGGATAAGCTATTACGCGGAAGGAGATGGCACGAATGCCAACGGCTACTTTGAAGAGTTCATTATTGGAGGCTCGAACAATCAAGCAGCAGCTGACGAAACAGGTCCTTCTGTTCGATTGTATATGAATGACGAGAATTTCGCCTATGGAGGGACAACAGACGAAAACCCATCGATGTTTGCCATTGTGGCTGACAGCAATGGGGTAAATACAGTGGGTAATGGAATTGGGCATGACATCACTGCCGTGCTAGACGACAACACGAATAACACTATCAATCTCAACGATTTCTATCAAGCGGACCTGAACAGTTATCAAAGCGGGAAAGTGGTGTATCCGTTCAGCAAACTGAGTGAAGGAACACACAATCTCAAACTCAAAATATGGGATGTTTACAACAACAGTTCTGAAGCGTACACGGAATTTGTTGTGGCAGAATCTGCTCAATTAGCGCTGCAGCATGTGCTCAACTATCCAAATCCGTTTACAACAAGAACATCCTTCATGTTTGAACATAATCAACCTTGCAACAGTTTAGATGTGCAGGTTCAGGTATTCACAGTATCAGGCAAGTTGGTGAAAACGATAAATGAAACTGTTCTGACCGCTGGATTTAGAAACGACCCAATAGAATGGGACGGATTGGATGATTACGGACAGAAAATTGGACGAGGAGTTTACCTCTATAACTTAAAGGTGAAAACACCTGACGGACAGACTGCCGAACAGATAGAACGACTGGTCATTCTCAATTGA
- a CDS encoding SUMF1/EgtB/PvdO family nonheme iron enzyme, with protein sequence MKSTSINIIKIFSLFLVATFGLVSCQKDRSNTTGWNNNDPKNGGFEVTPWEGQETGPGLVFVEGGTFTMGRVEQDVRHDWDNIPRRATVSSFYMDETEVTNVDYREYLYWITRVFYASYPEVYRKALPDTLVWRSKLGFNEPYVELYLRHPAYNYYPVVGVNWLQATDYCAWRTDRVNEMILVREGILRTNPNQVDEDNFNTDAYLAGQYEGLVRSDLIDLDPNKDTRKVRIEDGILLPRYRLPTEAEWEFAALGLIGNTVFERVTERRLYPWNGAYMRNADDQFKGEMMANFKRGKGDNMGAAGYLNDRADIPTDVSSYWPNDYGLYCMAGNVNEWVKDVYRPLSMEDDDDFRAFRGNVFKTQLREEEGEIAEKDSLGKIIWRDVTEEENTQRRNYKKADNINFLDGDYSSSIFYSNDEYNTGGDKAKKRMYEWGATSLINDEAHVYKGGSWKDRAYFLVPGTRRFLDAEQSTDDIGFRCAMTRVGTQTMD encoded by the coding sequence ATGAAGTCCACAAGCATCAATATCATAAAAATATTCAGTCTGTTCTTGGTTGCCACGTTTGGTTTGGTTTCCTGCCAAAAGGATAGGTCAAATACAACAGGTTGGAATAATAATGACCCTAAAAATGGTGGTTTTGAAGTAACTCCGTGGGAAGGTCAGGAAACAGGCCCAGGATTGGTTTTTGTTGAAGGTGGTACATTTACCATGGGTCGTGTTGAGCAAGACGTTCGTCATGACTGGGATAACATTCCTAGAAGAGCTACCGTGTCATCATTTTACATGGATGAGACCGAAGTAACCAATGTTGATTATCGCGAATATCTGTACTGGATAACACGCGTTTTTTACGCGAGTTACCCAGAGGTTTACAGAAAAGCGCTTCCAGATACCTTGGTGTGGAGAAGTAAATTGGGCTTTAACGAACCGTATGTGGAATTGTACCTGCGCCATCCGGCCTACAATTATTATCCAGTAGTTGGCGTTAACTGGTTGCAAGCAACGGATTACTGTGCTTGGAGAACTGATAGGGTTAACGAAATGATTCTTGTAAGAGAAGGTATACTTAGAACAAATCCAAATCAGGTTGATGAAGATAACTTCAATACTGATGCTTATTTGGCAGGACAGTATGAAGGATTGGTTCGTTCAGATCTGATTGACCTTGACCCGAATAAGGATACGCGTAAAGTGAGAATTGAGGATGGAATTCTGTTGCCACGCTACCGACTCCCAACAGAAGCGGAGTGGGAATTCGCGGCACTGGGATTGATTGGAAACACGGTTTTTGAGCGTGTTACTGAAAGAAGACTGTACCCTTGGAATGGTGCTTACATGAGGAATGCCGATGATCAATTCAAAGGTGAAATGATGGCCAACTTTAAGCGAGGTAAAGGAGATAACATGGGTGCTGCAGGTTATTTGAATGACCGTGCCGATATTCCAACAGATGTTTCTTCGTACTGGCCAAACGATTACGGTCTTTATTGCATGGCTGGTAACGTGAATGAGTGGGTGAAAGACGTTTATCGTCCATTGAGCATGGAGGATGATGATGATTTCCGAGCATTCAGAGGTAACGTTTTCAAAACTCAGCTAAGAGAAGAAGAAGGTGAAATTGCCGAGAAAGACAGCTTGGGTAAAATTATCTGGAGAGATGTAACGGAGGAAGAAAATACTCAGCGTAGGAATTACAAGAAAGCCGACAACATCAACTTCTTGGATGGAGATTATTCTTCATCCATTTTCTACAGCAATGATGAATATAATACTGGAGGAGATAAGGCCAAGAAGAGAATGTACGAATGGGGCGCTACATCTTTGATCAACGATGAAGCTCACGTTTACAAGGGAGGTTCTTGGAAAGACCGTGCTTACTTCCTAGTTCCTGGCACAAGAAGATTCTTGGATGCTGAGCAATCTACAGATGATATTGGTTTCCGATGTGCGATGACCCGCGTGGGAACACAAACGATGGATTAA